A genome region from Arachis duranensis cultivar V14167 chromosome 8, aradu.V14167.gnm2.J7QH, whole genome shotgun sequence includes the following:
- the LOC107460432 gene encoding cytochrome P450 CYP82D47, translating into MASVAPSVLSCLSITNNLVMIALVFLILVVPLFFLLRSSKVGRRRGGKEPPLATGAWPIIGHLWLFTRSQQPQITLGAMADKYGAIFRIKIGSQRAVVINNWKTAKECFTTNDIALSSRPRVVAVEHLTYNQAIVSFAPYGHYWREMRRITNQELLSTRRIELSRHLRVSELEASIKALYKLWAEKHNNNNDNDASSSGYVAVEMKKWFGELMLSMVLRVVAGKRYFGGSDEEEAQRFLKTMREFMRQLGLVVVGDAVPWLRWLDLGGHEKAMKKTAKEMDAIMVEWLEEHRRKRANSDQDGGDQDFMDVMLSILDGTQLAGFDSDTVIKATTWILMGGSIDTTSGTLIWILSCMLNNTGTIEQAQKELNIYVGKDRLVNETDISKLVYIQAIVKETLRLYPTAIFSGPREFADDCYVNGYYISKGTQLITNLWKIHTDPSIWSDPLEFKPERFLTTHKDVDVRGNHFELIPFGSGRRMRPGLSFALPMIHLTLATFLQSFEISRPSDEPIDMTEIFGLTTMKATPLDVLIKPRLSSRLYGLS; encoded by the exons ATGGCTTCTGTGGCCCCTTCAGTTCTGAGTTGCTTAAGCATTACCAATAATCTAGTAATGATTGCTCTCGTTTTTCTAATCTTAGTTGTTCCGCTATTCTTTCTTTTGCGAAGCTCCAAAGTCGGCCGCCGCCGAGGAGGCAAAGAGCCACCGCTGGCGACGGGAGCATGGCCCATAATAGGCCATCTCTGGCTCTTCACCCGTTCCCAGCAACCACAGATAACTCTAGGCGCCATGGCCGACAAATACGGAGCCATATTCAGGATCAAGATCGGATCACAACGTGCTGTGGTCATCAACAACTGGAAAACCGCTAAGGAATGCTTCACCACCAACGACATCGCCCTGTCATCGCGGCCAAGGGTCGTCGCCGTCGAACACCTTACCTATAACCAAGCCATAGTGTCGTTCGCCCCTTATGGCCATTATTGGCGCGAGATGCGAAGGATTACCAACCAGGAATTGCTCTCCACTCGCCGAATCGAGTTATCACGCCACCTTCGTGTCTCCGAGTTAGAAGCCAGCATCAAAGCGCTCTACAAACTCTGGGCTGagaaacacaacaacaacaacgacAACGACGCCTCCTCCTCGGGCTATGTTGCGGTGGAGATGAAGAAGTGGTTTGGAGAGTTGATGCTCAGTATGGTTCTTAGAGTGGTGGCGGGTAAACGATATTTTGGTGGTTCTGATGAGGAGGAAGCACAGCGGTTCTTGAAAACCATGAGAGAATTCATGCGGCAGTTGGGGTTGGTTGTGGTGGGTGACGCTGTTCCCTGGCTTCGGTGGCTGGATTTGGGTGGGCACGAGAAAGCCATGAAAAAGACCGCTAAGGAGATGGACGCCATTATGGTGGAGTGGTTAGAGGAGCATCGCCGGAAAAGAGCTAATTCTGATCAGGATGGTGGCGATCAAGACTTCATGGACGTCATGCTCTCAATTCTTGATGGTACTCAACTTGCTGGATTTGATTCCGATACTGTCATCAAAGCCACCACTTgg ATTCTGATGGGAGGATCGATTGACACCACTTCAGGAACTCTTATATGGATATTATCTTGTATGTTGAACAATACAGGCACAATAGAACAAGCACAAAAGGAGTTGAACATCTATGTTGGTAAAGACAGACTTGTAAACGAAACAGACATAAGTAAGTTGGTGTACATTCAAGCCATCGTTAAAGAGACATTAAGGTTATACCCTACAGCAATTTTCTCAGGACCTCGTGAGTTTGCGGATGATTGCTATGTTAATGGCTACTACATTTCAAAAGGAACGCAACTAATCACAAATTTATGGAAGATTCACACGGATCCTAGCATTTGGTCTGACCCATTGGAATTTAAGCCAGAGAGGTTCCTTACCACTCACAAAGATGTTGATGTTAGAGGTAACCACTTTGAGTTGATCCCATTTGGAAGTGGGAGAAGAATGCGTCCCGGACTATCATTTGCCCTTCCCATGATTCATCTAACTTTGGCTACTTTCTTGCAATCCTTTGAAATTTCAAGGCCATCTGATGAACCCATTGATATGACTGAAATATTTGGCCTCACAACTATGAAAGCTACTCCCCTTGATGTTCTCATCAAGCCACGTCTTTCTTCTAGGCTCTACggtttatcttga